GGCAAACGAATTGCGCGAGGTGGTGCGCGAGATAGCGCGTAACCCCCACCTTCGACCGGTGGCCGCGTGTACGCATTACGCCGCAGAAGCGGATTACGTCGAGCAAAACAAGCGGCTATTGACCTTTTTGCGGGAGTTGCCGCGCGATATCGCGGTGCATACGCAAGCCAGCTCGACGGCGCGTAAAAAAGGCTTCGACCTCTTGCGTATAGGCTTGGACGCCTATCGCGGCTGCGTGCGTTTGGCAACTAGGGTCATCGCCGTGCATCGCCCCAAAGCGGGCGAACGCCTGGGGTACGACGGTGAGTATACGGTCAAGGCGGGCGAAACCGTCGCCGTGCTGGCGGGCGGCTACGCGGACGGTATAGGTAAGCGCCTCAAGGGGCATTTGATATGGATAGGCGGTAGGCTTGCGCCCATCGTCGCCGTATGTATGGACGTGTGCTTCGTGGCGACGGATAGACCGTGCGCCGTAGGCGACGAGGCGGTTATATTGGGCGAAAGTCCCGACCCGACGGGGCAATCGCTGTACGAAACGTACACGGGATTACACGGGCGAGTAGCGTTCGCCTACAGAGGAGCGGAATGAGAATTATTGCCGGAAAACACAGGGGGCGCAAGTTGCTGACGCCCAAAGACGATGCGGTCATTCGTCCTACGAGCGACTTTACGCGCGAGGCGTTGTTTAACGTATTGTCCTCTCGCGTCGCGGGGGCGGACGTGTTGGACTTGTTCGGCGGAACGGGGGCACTGACCTTGGAAAGCCTGTCGCGCGGCGCAAAAAGCGCGACGGTGGCCGACCGAAGCCGCGAAAGTTTGTCCCTCATACGGCGCAACGCCGAGATGATGGGGGAGACGCCCACCGTCGTAGCGGGCGAGTACGACGCCGTATGCCGCAGGCTTCGCGGACAAGCCTTCGATCTCGTCTTTCTCGATCCGCCGTACGCGATGGACGTACAGCCCGTCTTGGCGTGCATAAGGGAAAACGAGTTGGTGCGTGAGAACGGAACGGTGATATACGAACATGATAAAAGCAACGCTTTTGCGCCCGTGGACGGATGGCGCGTGATTGATGAACGAGTCTACGGAAGGGTGGCGTTGACTTTTTTGCAACGAGAATAAACGAACGAGGAGACGACGATGAAAACTTGTATGCTAACGGGCAGTTTCGACCCCTTTACGGTGGGACATTTCGATTTGGTGAAGCGCGTGGCGGGCGTATTCGACAAGGTGTACGTGGCCATTTTGGTCAATCCCGTCAAAAAATGCACTTTCTCGGTGGATCAGCGTCTGCGTATCATTCACGCGGCGTTGGACGGATTCGAGAACGTGCGCGTGATCTCCTATGCGGGTATGACCTACGAGTTGGCCAAGGAGTTAGAGGTGGATTATTTGGTGCGCGGCATTCGCGTGGAGAGCGACTTCCGCTACGAGGCGGATATGGCCGAATTCAATATGCAGGAGGGCGGCGTGGATACCATTTGTTTGATGACGAACAAGCTGCACGACGTGTCTTCGAGCGAGGTGCGCCGTAGATTGCAAGCCAAAGAGAGCCTGGTGGGATTCGTGCCCGAGGCGTGTATCCATTTGGTCGAAACCGTTTATTGGGGCGAGATAGAGGGCTAAAGCGCAAGACAAAACAGGGTGCAAAGCCCCGTCGCGATGGCCGCTTGGGTGCATTTGGTGAGCAGATAGTACAAGGGATTGACGTGACACTTGGACAAATAGGCGACCGATTGCAGGCATACGCCGAACCCGCCGAAGGATACCAACAAACAGCACAAGGGCGCCGTGGTGGCGACGGGCAATCCCGTGGCGGAGAGCATAACGCATCCTCTAGTCATTTCGGTAAGACCGTACGCCATGGCCGTGCCCACCGCGTCGGTAAGGCCGAGGTGGGAGAGCAAAGCGGACGTCCAGCGCATAAGACCGAGGTCGGACAAGACGTCCGCAACCATATTGAACATCACGATATAGACGCAACTGACGAAGAGAGAAACGACCGTATTGTAGGCCGTTTCCCATAGTAGTTTATCCATTTTGACGGGGGCGGCGATATTGTCGCAGAACCCGTATTTTTGTCGTTTGCCGCGATAGAGAAAGCCGTTGAGCACAGTGGCGAGATAGTGGGCGGCCAAAATGCACAGCCCCGCTCGGTAGTCGTGCAGTATCTGCGATCCCACGGCGCCCACGACAAACATGGGGCCGGTAGCCGAGGTGAACGGTATCATCTTTTTGGCGCCTACTGCGTCGATAACGCCGTTTTGGTACATTTCGGCGGTCAATTTGGCACCGACGGGGTAGCCCGACAAAAAACTCATCAGCATAACGTACAGACCTTCGTCCGGGGCGTGAAAGAGGGGCTTCGCCAAATGAACGCGCGACAATTTGCCCGCCACGCCCGTGCCCGTCAGCAATCCCGACAAAAAGAAGAAGGGAAGCATGGACGGCAGCACGGATACGACGTACATCAATAGGCCGTCCGTGACCGATTGGGCGTATCGGGTAGGGTTGACGATGAGCGCAATCATCAGGCCGAACGCTACCGCGGCTATCGCGATTTTGAGATATTTCATATAGATAGATATGGAGATGCGGCGCGGTTTATTACCGACCGACGGTTACCCTTGTAATATGAGAAAATGGGTATTGACAAATACCGAAACCCATTGTAAAATTAATTTATGGCTAAGAAGAATATAAAGACACCCGAAGAGGGAGAGGTTTCCGCCGCTCCTATGAATGAGTATGCCAGAGAGTTGGAATACGAAAAGTCTTTGCCAAAAAAAGAGCGGAAAGCCTACAAGAAAACCAAGCGTAAACAAAACTTCACGGAGTGGGTGGATAAGCATTGGTTTCCTTTTTTACTGTTTTGTGCCGTCGTTCTTCTTTGTAGCGCCATCACCATACTATTGGCCGTATTCAACAAGATTTGATTTTACGGGGAATCTACGGCAAAAATCGTTTATCGGTGAGATCCGACGAAAGGCGGATAAAGTTTCGTTTGGCAAAAACAACGTTTAAGAAAATTAATTTTTGAGTGGAATCAAGTTGCCCGCGCGGTGGACGGCAATAAAATCGACGGCGTTATTCTACGACGCGCACGCTGTGGGACACGTCGGTCGCGTGCAGTAAGCGATAGGTCTCGTGCGCTCGTGCGTCAATGCGCTGGGTGGGCGTGCCGCCGACGAGTTCGCGCTGGGTGGTGCATATTTCGGCGTATCGGCCGAGGTGCGAAATGAGGTCGGTGCGATCTTTTTTGACGGCCAGCACGTTGAAGTAGGCGGGGGCGGCGTCGGCCTCGACGAGGTCGCCGCGGCGTAGGTCAAGCAGAGCCGCCGTGAAGAGGCGCGCAACGCGGGCGCGGGTGTAGCGTTTGGTCATGGCGCGGTCGACCGCCTCGTCCAAGGTGTTGGCCTCCATCGCGCATTGCCATATACGGTTGGACAGCCCTTCGGCATTGTCCAATAGGTCTTCGAATGAGGCCTTTGAGTGGGCGCGTAAAGCCGCCAAATAGAGTACGTCTTGGGCGGTGGTGGCGCGGGCTAAGTCGCGGCGCACGCAGTCGGGGACGAGGTCGGCGTAGGGTAGGCCTTCGCTCAAGGCTTTGCGCACGTAGCCGCTCGACAAAGCGGGGGCGTCGCTGTGGTAGTCGTCGGTGCGGCGTAGGGTGAAATAGTCGTGCGGACGTTGGGCCGCGCGGATATACTCCAAAGCCAATATGTTGTTGGGTTGGGTGACGTCCGCTATCGATATATTGTGTTCGCGGGAAAAACGTGCGATGGCTTCGGCACGGGCGCGGGGGTAGGCCGTGCCCTCGGAAACCGAGGCTTTGACGTAGGCGTCTACGGTGGCGTCGTCGAGAAGAGACGCCGTGGCTTGGAGAAGGGACGCGTCCCCGCATTCGCTACCGAAAGAGAGTACGCTGTTGGGCAGTAGATCGACCAAGCGCATAGCCCCGCGGGCGAATTGCTCCGCGCAGGAAACGGCGTACACGGTGGGCAATTCCACCACGACGTCCGCGCCCGCCGAAACCGCTTCTTCGGCGCGGGTGTATTTGTCCAAAACGGCAGAGAAACCGCGTTGACAAAAATCGCCGCCCAGTACGACCAAGGTGGCGTCGCCTAAGGACTTGGACGCCGCGAGATGGCGGACGTGGCCCAAGTGCAACGGATTGTATTCGGCGACGACGCAAACGAATTTCACAATTTCTCTCCAAACACTTGATTTATTCCATTGAATAAATTATATTTATTACAGTATATAACAAAATCACCGCTAAGACAACGGGTTTTGTGATTTTAGGAGGATAAATATGTCTAAACTTATGCAAAGCATCAGAGCAAAAGCCGCGACCTTGCAAAAGCACATCGTGCTGGCCGAGGGCGAAGAAGAACGTATTATCAACGCCGCGTTGAAGATCCGCGACCAAGGTATCGCCAAAATCACCTTGTTGGGCAACCCCGACGTGGTGAAAGCCAAAGTCAACGCCGATTATACGGGTATCGAAATCGTGGACTTCAAAGCCTGCGCCGAGAGAGAAAAGT
The Clostridia bacterium genome window above contains:
- a CDS encoding alanine racemase — translated: MKELVCEVDCARVARNIVEYGKPVVLMAKADCYGLGLTVAAAQAKYVAAYGVAFAEEGKTLRALTDKPILVTTPVWTADEIARYALTPVVHGVEDVRKLATIGADCAVHIKLDTGMGRYGVRSANELREVVREIARNPHLRPVAACTHYAAEADYVEQNKRLLTFLRELPRDIAVHTQASSTARKKGFDLLRIGLDAYRGCVRLATRVIAVHRPKAGERLGYDGEYTVKAGETVAVLAGGYADGIGKRLKGHLIWIGGRLAPIVAVCMDVCFVATDRPCAVGDEAVILGESPDPTGQSLYETYTGLHGRVAFAYRGAE
- the rsmD gene encoding 16S rRNA (guanine(966)-N(2))-methyltransferase RsmD, translated to MRIIAGKHRGRKLLTPKDDAVIRPTSDFTREALFNVLSSRVAGADVLDLFGGTGALTLESLSRGAKSATVADRSRESLSLIRRNAEMMGETPTVVAGEYDAVCRRLRGQAFDLVFLDPPYAMDVQPVLACIRENELVRENGTVIYEHDKSNAFAPVDGWRVIDERVYGRVALTFLQRE
- the coaD gene encoding pantetheine-phosphate adenylyltransferase gives rise to the protein MKTCMLTGSFDPFTVGHFDLVKRVAGVFDKVYVAILVNPVKKCTFSVDQRLRIIHAALDGFENVRVISYAGMTYELAKELEVDYLVRGIRVESDFRYEADMAEFNMQEGGVDTICLMTNKLHDVSSSEVRRRLQAKESLVGFVPEACIHLVETVYWGEIEG
- a CDS encoding nucleotidyltransferase family protein, giving the protein MKFVCVVAEYNPLHLGHVRHLAASKSLGDATLVVLGGDFCQRGFSAVLDKYTRAEEAVSAGADVVVELPTVYAVSCAEQFARGAMRLVDLLPNSVLSFGSECGDASLLQATASLLDDATVDAYVKASVSEGTAYPRARAEAIARFSREHNISIADVTQPNNILALEYIRAAQRPHDYFTLRRTDDYHSDAPALSSGYVRKALSEGLPYADLVPDCVRRDLARATTAQDVLYLAALRAHSKASFEDLLDNAEGLSNRIWQCAMEANTLDEAVDRAMTKRYTRARVARLFTAALLDLRRGDLVEADAAPAYFNVLAVKKDRTDLISHLGRYAEICTTQRELVGGTPTQRIDARAHETYRLLHATDVSHSVRVVE